A region from the Riemerella anatipestifer genome encodes:
- the secA gene encoding preprotein translocase subunit SecA, translating to MSFLNTILKSFLGNKNEKDLKEVKKVVAKIKAVEPEVGKLSDDGLRQKTEEFQNKIKEATSKITSQVEELKEKIKTSKDVDEKEALFNKIEELKKEAYQIEEKVLTDILPEAFAVLKETARRWAQNGEIRVKANDRDRALAATKDFVVIEGDEAVWLNHWDAAGTKVQWDMVHYDVQFIGGVVLHSGKIAEMATGEGKTLVGTLPIYLNALPGRGVHVVTVNDYLARRDSAWMGPLYEFHGLSIDCIDNHQPNSDARRKAYQCNITYGTNNEFGFDYLRDNMVNSPNEMVQGELNYAIVDEVDSVLIDDARTPLIISGPVPQGDRQEFDVLKPSVDRIVDVQKKTVSAIFHEAKKLIAQGNTKEGGFKLLQAYRGLPKNRQLIKFLSETGNKALLQKVEAQYMQDNNREMPKVDKDLYFVIDEKNNQIDLTDKGVEYMSQGNSDPNFFVLQDIGTELAELEAQNLPKEEEFAKKEELFRDFAVKSERIHTLNQLLKAYTLFEKDDQYVVMDGEVKIVDEQTGRIMEGRRYSDGLHQAIEAKENVKIEAATQTFATITLQNYFRMYNKLAGMTGTAETEAGEFWEIYKLDVVVIPTNRPIQRNDKHDLVYKTNREKYNAVIEEVEKLTSAGRPVLVGTTSVEISQLLSKALQLRKIPHQVLNAKLHKKEAEIVAEAGRAGVVTIATNMAGRGTDIKLSKEVKDAGGLAIIGTERHDSRRVDRQLRGRAGRQGDPGSSQFYVSLEDNLMRLFGSERIAKMMDRLGHKEGEVIQHSMITKSIERAQKKVEENNFGIRKRLLEYDDVMNKQRDVIYKRRKNALFGDHLKYDIANMIFDVSHSIVNQTKMHGDYKEFEFEVIKYFTMEAPVSEADFKNKTVKELTDIVFKKAQEDYEMKLNLLKEKSFPIIENVYQNQGNMFKMIQVPFSDGTKTMTILADLKEAYETQCDSLINDFEKNICLSIIDENWKLHLREMDDLRRSSQGAVYEQKDPLVIYKQESFHLFSEMVDKINKEIISFLYKGEIPA from the coding sequence ATGAGTTTTTTAAACACAATCCTTAAAAGTTTCCTCGGAAATAAAAATGAAAAAGACCTTAAAGAGGTAAAGAAAGTAGTTGCTAAAATAAAAGCTGTTGAACCAGAAGTAGGAAAACTTTCGGACGATGGTTTGAGACAAAAAACAGAAGAATTTCAAAATAAAATTAAAGAAGCAACCTCTAAAATAACCTCACAAGTAGAAGAGCTTAAGGAGAAAATTAAAACCTCTAAAGATGTTGATGAAAAAGAAGCTTTATTCAACAAAATAGAAGAGCTTAAAAAAGAAGCCTATCAGATAGAAGAGAAGGTACTTACAGATATTCTTCCTGAAGCCTTTGCGGTTTTAAAAGAGACGGCACGAAGATGGGCTCAAAATGGAGAAATTAGAGTAAAGGCTAACGATAGAGATAGAGCTTTAGCAGCAACCAAAGACTTCGTTGTGATAGAAGGTGATGAGGCGGTTTGGCTAAATCATTGGGATGCTGCAGGGACTAAGGTGCAGTGGGATATGGTTCATTACGATGTTCAGTTTATAGGAGGTGTGGTGCTACATAGTGGTAAGATAGCAGAGATGGCAACTGGGGAGGGTAAAACTTTAGTAGGTACGCTACCTATTTACCTTAATGCCTTACCAGGAAGAGGTGTGCACGTGGTAACAGTAAATGACTATCTTGCGAGAAGGGACTCCGCTTGGATGGGACCATTGTACGAATTCCACGGACTTAGTATAGATTGTATTGATAACCACCAGCCTAACTCTGATGCTAGAAGAAAGGCTTATCAATGTAACATTACTTACGGAACTAATAACGAATTTGGTTTTGACTACCTGAGAGATAATATGGTAAATTCGCCTAACGAAATGGTACAGGGCGAGCTTAATTATGCTATCGTAGATGAGGTGGACTCAGTATTGATAGATGATGCTAGAACACCTTTAATTATATCAGGTCCAGTGCCTCAAGGGGACAGACAAGAATTTGATGTTCTTAAGCCTTCCGTAGATAGAATTGTAGATGTCCAGAAGAAGACAGTTTCTGCTATATTCCACGAAGCAAAAAAACTAATCGCTCAAGGAAATACTAAAGAAGGTGGCTTTAAACTTTTACAAGCGTACAGAGGTTTACCTAAAAATAGACAACTGATAAAATTCCTTTCAGAAACAGGTAATAAAGCTCTTTTACAGAAAGTAGAAGCACAATATATGCAAGATAACAATCGTGAAATGCCGAAGGTTGATAAAGACCTTTATTTCGTGATTGATGAAAAAAACAATCAGATAGACCTTACAGACAAAGGCGTTGAGTATATGTCTCAAGGGAACTCTGACCCTAATTTCTTCGTTCTACAAGATATAGGAACTGAATTGGCGGAATTAGAGGCTCAAAATTTACCTAAGGAGGAAGAGTTTGCCAAGAAAGAGGAATTGTTTAGAGACTTTGCTGTAAAATCAGAGAGGATACACACGCTTAACCAGCTTCTAAAGGCATACACCCTTTTTGAAAAAGACGACCAATATGTGGTGATGGATGGTGAGGTAAAGATTGTAGATGAGCAAACGGGTCGTATTATGGAAGGACGCCGTTATTCAGACGGTTTGCATCAGGCGATAGAAGCTAAAGAAAATGTAAAGATAGAAGCGGCTACTCAGACTTTTGCTACAATTACTCTCCAGAACTATTTCCGTATGTATAACAAGCTAGCGGGTATGACGGGTACTGCTGAAACAGAGGCAGGCGAGTTTTGGGAAATCTATAAATTAGATGTAGTGGTGATTCCAACCAACCGTCCAATACAAAGAAATGATAAGCACGATTTAGTATATAAAACCAATCGTGAAAAATATAATGCTGTAATAGAAGAAGTGGAGAAATTAACTTCGGCAGGAAGACCTGTTTTAGTGGGTACGACTTCGGTAGAAATTTCGCAATTACTTTCTAAAGCATTACAATTAAGAAAAATTCCGCATCAAGTGCTTAATGCTAAACTTCACAAAAAGGAGGCAGAGATTGTTGCCGAAGCAGGAAGGGCAGGTGTTGTAACCATAGCAACCAATATGGCGGGGCGTGGTACCGATATTAAGCTAAGCAAAGAGGTGAAAGATGCTGGAGGTTTGGCTATTATTGGTACAGAAAGACACGATTCTCGCCGTGTGGATAGACAGTTGAGAGGTCGTGCAGGAAGACAGGGAGACCCAGGTAGTTCTCAGTTTTATGTGTCGTTAGAGGATAATTTGATGCGTCTTTTCGGTTCAGAAAGAATTGCGAAAATGATGGATAGACTAGGGCATAAAGAGGGCGAGGTAATACAGCACTCTATGATTACCAAGTCTATTGAAAGGGCACAGAAGAAAGTGGAAGAAAACAACTTTGGTATTCGTAAAAGATTGTTGGAGTACGATGATGTAATGAATAAACAGAGAGATGTGATTTATAAGAGAAGGAAGAATGCACTCTTTGGAGACCACTTAAAGTATGATATTGCTAATATGATATTTGATGTGTCTCACTCTATTGTTAATCAAACCAAGATGCACGGAGATTACAAAGAGTTTGAGTTTGAAGTTATTAAATACTTCACTATGGAAGCTCCTGTTTCTGAAGCTGATTTCAAAAACAAGACAGTTAAGGAACTTACAGATATTGTATTCAAAAAAGCTCAAGAAGATTATGAGATGAAGCTTAATCTGCTTAAAGAAAAGTCGTTCCCTATTATCGAAAATGTGTACCAAAACCAAGGTAATATGTTTAAGATGATACAAGTGCCTTTTAGTGATGGTACTAAGACAATGACTATTCTTGCAGATCTTAAAGAAGCATACGAAACGCAGTGTGATAGCCTTATCAACGATTTTGAGAAAAACATTTGCTTATCTATTATTGATGAGAATTGGAAACTTCACCTAAGAGAAATGGACGATTTACGCCGTTCTTCCCAAGGAGCAGTTTATGAGCAGAAAGACCCATTAGTGATTTATAAACAAGAGTCTTTCCATTTGTTTAGTGAGATGGTAGATAAAATCAATAAGGAGATTATTTCTTTCCTTTATAAAGGGGAAATACCAGCGTAA
- a CDS encoding helix-turn-helix domain-containing protein, with protein MLLNKENLLFKLFLIFFLQVCYGFISAQSYASIRSKYDYKNENDTTALGDIKRYIAKAKHEKDYDHLTQGYFDAGFYNSNEKIKLKYADSAIITAELSHNIDKKTTAYMMRGSLFYFYRRDLKKALEDYIKAFNIFKKQQHSNLFRTHSISYHIGVVKSYLGYNTEALEHFKEGIAFFEPMARNKKLDANSLYDNRKGYYNSMHQAVVCYLNMENHQKADSLIAIGLFETGQFREFSLEHSYFLKSQSISNYNKKSFSEAINGFNKALPNIIKNKDIVWESISYMYLGKAHIDLHQQDRGILYLKKVDSIFNKTNFVIPELRKNYELLIRHAKQNNDKEQELYFINQLLKIDQILSKDFNELSSKIHKDYDTAKLLEEKARLENENNWILIAGVILTLVLCLLIYFHYKKVRHIQKTYSALEEKLKTNPSIVPVQTLEVLPSPNPIPDKKIYNEILQKLETFENELGFTEKGLTLKKLSEKLETNSKYLSQVINENKNNSFSKYIAELRINYITQQMYNDKKILNLTVESLAEKCGIPSRQNFSDLFLEINGIRPTDFIKERKKENTKL; from the coding sequence GTGCTTTTAAATAAAGAAAACCTTCTTTTTAAGTTATTTTTAATCTTTTTTTTACAGGTATGCTACGGTTTTATATCTGCCCAGTCTTATGCGTCTATTCGTTCAAAATACGACTATAAAAATGAAAATGACACCACGGCTTTAGGCGATATAAAAAGATACATTGCTAAAGCAAAGCACGAGAAAGATTATGACCATCTTACCCAAGGGTACTTTGACGCCGGGTTCTATAATTCCAATGAAAAAATAAAACTAAAGTATGCCGATAGTGCCATCATAACCGCAGAACTATCGCATAATATCGATAAAAAGACTACCGCCTACATGATGCGTGGAAGTCTTTTCTACTTCTATCGTAGAGACTTAAAAAAAGCGTTAGAAGACTATATAAAAGCGTTTAACATTTTTAAAAAACAACAACATAGTAACCTTTTTCGTACACATTCCATATCCTATCACATTGGGGTTGTAAAGAGTTATTTGGGATATAATACTGAAGCATTGGAGCATTTTAAGGAAGGGATTGCCTTTTTTGAACCCATGGCTCGTAACAAAAAGTTAGATGCTAATAGTCTATACGATAACCGAAAAGGGTATTACAATAGTATGCATCAAGCGGTGGTTTGTTACCTAAACATGGAAAACCACCAAAAAGCAGACTCCTTAATAGCAATTGGATTGTTTGAGACCGGCCAGTTTCGTGAGTTTTCTTTGGAACATTCTTACTTTTTAAAATCCCAATCCATATCAAATTACAACAAAAAATCCTTTAGCGAAGCTATCAATGGGTTTAACAAAGCTTTGCCTAACATCATAAAAAATAAAGACATCGTCTGGGAATCCATCAGCTATATGTATTTAGGAAAAGCACATATAGACCTCCATCAACAAGATAGAGGTATTCTCTATCTTAAAAAAGTGGATTCTATTTTCAATAAGACCAACTTTGTAATTCCAGAACTAAGAAAAAACTATGAACTTTTAATAAGACACGCAAAGCAAAATAATGATAAGGAACAAGAATTGTACTTCATCAATCAACTTTTGAAAATAGACCAAATTCTGTCCAAAGACTTTAACGAACTTTCTTCCAAAATACACAAAGACTATGATACAGCTAAACTTTTAGAGGAAAAAGCAAGATTGGAAAACGAAAACAATTGGATCCTCATTGCAGGTGTTATCCTTACTTTGGTATTATGCCTTCTAATCTATTTCCATTACAAAAAAGTAAGACATATCCAAAAAACATATTCTGCGTTGGAAGAAAAGCTGAAAACCAATCCTTCCATTGTCCCAGTCCAAACCTTGGAAGTTTTACCATCCCCAAACCCTATTCCTGATAAGAAAATCTATAATGAGATTTTACAAAAATTAGAAACTTTTGAAAACGAATTAGGCTTTACAGAAAAAGGGCTAACCTTAAAAAAACTTTCTGAAAAATTAGAGACAAACTCCAAATACCTCTCCCAAGTAATCAATGAAAATAAGAACAATAGTTTCTCCAAATACATCGCTGAATTGCGTATTAACTATATTACCCAGCAAATGTATAACGATAAAAAAATTCTTAACCTAACCGTAGAATCATTAGCCGAAAAATGCGGTATCCCCTCGCGTCAAAACTTTTCAGACTTATTCCTAGAAATCAACGGAATACGCCCTACCGATTTTATAAAAGAAAGGAAAAAAGAAAATACCAAATTATAG
- a CDS encoding outer membrane beta-barrel protein translates to MKKNVIVITALCFGILVYGQESDSTAKVKEIQEVIIKSQRKKQFSDKSVYTFDKEAIAAARHSKDLLVSLPEVQLDLVSNRMSSIKGGKILFLINGIEATDMQFGAVAPENVVRVEYFDIVPTRWEGKADVVVNMITRNPENGLTYGAEAIGAFSTGFLDAQVYASHTRGNHDFGLEYAFSLRDYDNREYLNSYEYSLNGTRYKSEEKRRDHFGYTIQDVALRYTYAKPEKETFQAKFNLNLMNDFSKGNGRSIFEQGNVSSLNNTKDYKSGKYLKPTLDLYYSRQIGKKDELVVNFIGSVYDNQTYQNDREWVAFTGVDLFNNDMSLIAKQKAFVGEVAHYHNLGKAKWNSGYRISNNTISNDLTNLSGQRQFSVNYLEQYFYSEISGRKEKFMYRLGAGLTNIHNKSAESVFDEWTFTPRLLVGYTFKNNQSLRFTSSYKPSSPSSSQLSPNVVNIAPNIIRRGNPFLKSQKSWTNNLIYSYNSKYFDFNTTLGYTHIDRIANSYYVLDQDFGGYALTYQNADFYQNYRWEFSGSIKPFGNRTLVIKTYLRPTSEMIKLEDGRKLKNTYLKNYFNITSQYKKWFLQYQFNVPTYSVDGAFLSTEENQNHLVMGYMLGNWVLKGGMYWMGMPSEYKTKSQKESLVDFTGNTQILNNKNMVLLGLSYNFTRGKNVEIDKKLENETAEAASF, encoded by the coding sequence ATGAAAAAGAATGTTATAGTCATAACTGCATTATGCTTTGGTATTTTAGTATATGGGCAAGAATCAGATTCTACCGCCAAGGTCAAAGAAATACAGGAGGTTATTATTAAGTCTCAGCGTAAAAAGCAGTTTTCGGATAAATCGGTTTATACTTTTGATAAAGAGGCAATTGCTGCAGCTCGGCATTCAAAGGATTTATTGGTTTCTTTACCGGAGGTTCAGCTTGATCTTGTTTCCAATAGGATGTCCAGTATTAAAGGTGGAAAGATATTATTTCTCATTAACGGTATTGAAGCTACGGATATGCAGTTTGGTGCTGTGGCGCCGGAAAATGTGGTTCGTGTGGAATATTTTGATATTGTCCCTACCCGGTGGGAGGGGAAAGCAGATGTCGTTGTCAATATGATTACGCGTAATCCTGAAAATGGGTTGACTTACGGAGCAGAAGCGATAGGCGCGTTTTCTACGGGTTTTTTAGATGCACAAGTTTATGCCAGCCATACTCGTGGAAATCACGATTTTGGTTTAGAGTATGCTTTTTCTCTTAGGGATTACGATAATAGAGAGTACCTTAATTCTTATGAGTATTCGTTAAATGGGACGAGATATAAATCTGAAGAGAAACGAAGAGACCATTTTGGTTATACCATTCAAGATGTTGCTTTAAGGTATACCTACGCTAAGCCGGAGAAAGAAACGTTCCAAGCCAAATTCAATCTTAATCTGATGAACGATTTTAGTAAAGGAAACGGGCGTAGTATTTTTGAACAAGGAAATGTAAGCTCGTTGAACAACACTAAAGACTATAAATCCGGTAAATATTTAAAGCCAACTTTGGATTTGTATTATTCCAGACAGATTGGTAAAAAAGACGAATTGGTAGTTAATTTTATTGGGTCGGTGTATGATAATCAAACCTATCAGAATGATAGAGAGTGGGTTGCCTTTACGGGAGTAGATCTATTTAATAATGATATGTCTCTAATTGCCAAGCAAAAAGCCTTTGTGGGAGAAGTGGCGCATTATCATAATTTAGGCAAGGCCAAATGGAATTCGGGGTATCGGATTAGCAATAACACGATTTCCAACGATCTCACTAATTTATCGGGGCAAAGACAGTTTAGTGTCAATTATTTGGAGCAGTATTTTTATTCTGAGATTTCGGGAAGGAAAGAGAAGTTCATGTACCGTTTGGGGGCGGGATTAACGAACATTCATAATAAGAGTGCCGAATCGGTTTTTGATGAGTGGACTTTTACTCCGCGTTTGCTTGTGGGCTATACGTTTAAAAACAATCAGAGCCTTCGGTTCACCAGTTCTTATAAGCCAAGCAGCCCGAGCAGTTCGCAACTGAGCCCAAATGTGGTTAATATTGCACCTAATATTATCAGAAGGGGAAATCCATTTTTGAAATCTCAAAAGTCATGGACGAATAACTTGATTTACTCGTATAATTCAAAGTATTTTGATTTTAATACGACTTTAGGCTATACTCATATCGATCGGATAGCGAACAGTTATTATGTTTTGGATCAGGATTTTGGAGGCTATGCTTTGACGTATCAGAATGCGGACTTCTACCAGAACTACCGTTGGGAGTTTAGCGGCAGTATTAAGCCTTTCGGAAATAGAACCTTGGTGATAAAAACCTACTTGAGACCTACCTCTGAGATGATAAAATTAGAGGACGGGCGAAAGTTGAAGAATACCTATCTTAAGAATTACTTCAATATTACTTCTCAGTATAAAAAATGGTTTTTGCAATACCAGTTTAATGTCCCAACTTATTCTGTAGATGGAGCGTTTTTATCTACGGAGGAAAATCAAAATCACTTGGTTATGGGATATATGCTCGGAAATTGGGTTTTGAAGGGTGGTATGTATTGGATGGGAATGCCATCAGAATATAAAACCAAGAGTCAAAAAGAAAGTTTGGTAGACTTTACGGGAAATACTCAAATTTTGAATAATAAAAATATGGTTTTATTGGGGCTTAGCTATAACTTTACTCGTGGGAAGAACGTGGAGATAGACAAAAAATTAGAAAACGAAACGGCCGAAGCTGCAAGTTTTTAA
- a CDS encoding peptidase domain-containing ABC transporter translates to MNITIQYDQMDCGPACLAMVASHYNKDFSLQYLRDKAFITREGVSLLGISEAAKEIGFNTFSAKLKVDDFSKDFLPCILHWNQNHFVVLYKVSKSLFTGKTIYKIADPAHGFITLSEEKFKKSWLSDGEKGVALFLEPTDDFFIQEPPKEEKISIKYLLNYLKPYKKSIGWMFFLLSLGTLITLIFPVLTQKLIDDGVTQKNLSIVTYILLAQLAFFIGSIVINIFRNWIMLVVGTKINIQIISDFLRKILRLPIRFFDTKLMGDFNQRIHDHERIEHFLTSQSLLTVFSAITFTAFFGILWYYDFRILLTYMTLTVVSVLWSLFWMRKRKVLDYHRFQQRSENQESIYEIINGVSEMKLNQFEDFKRREWEKIQQKLFKINIRILKLDQVQLSGFEFINQIKNIVVTFLSAYFVVQGKMTLGELLGVSYIVGQMNSPVGQLISFFRSLQDAKLSLARLNEVQNHPDEEGENHKPFLTKESAIEGGGIKIENVSFQYEGPHSPYVLKDINLNIPKGKVTAVVGASGSGKTTLLKMLLKFYEPTKGKIKVNGLDLEDVSPTELRKKCGVVMQDGFIFSDTIERNIATSDEEINEERLKKAMEIANIKSFVDELPLGLNTKIGASGNGISGGQKQRILIARSVYKNPQMIFFDEATSALDAENERTIHNNLQSFFKGRTVIIVAHRLSTVKNADQIVVLKKGQIVEKGNHKDLVYNKGEYFNLIKNQLELGE, encoded by the coding sequence ATGAATATTACCATTCAATATGACCAAATGGACTGTGGACCTGCTTGTCTTGCTATGGTAGCTTCACACTATAACAAAGATTTCAGTCTACAGTATCTTCGTGATAAAGCCTTTATTACACGCGAGGGCGTGTCATTATTGGGAATAAGTGAAGCTGCTAAGGAGATAGGATTCAATACTTTTTCAGCAAAGCTAAAAGTAGATGATTTTAGTAAAGACTTTTTACCTTGCATCTTGCATTGGAATCAAAATCATTTTGTAGTTCTTTATAAAGTTTCAAAAAGTCTATTTACAGGTAAAACAATATATAAAATAGCCGATCCTGCTCATGGTTTTATCACACTTTCTGAAGAAAAATTTAAAAAATCGTGGTTGTCAGATGGCGAAAAAGGAGTCGCTTTGTTTTTAGAACCTACTGATGATTTTTTTATCCAAGAACCACCTAAGGAAGAAAAGATTTCTATAAAATATCTTTTAAACTATTTGAAGCCTTATAAAAAGTCAATAGGGTGGATGTTTTTTTTACTCAGTTTAGGAACATTAATAACGCTGATATTTCCTGTTCTTACTCAAAAGCTAATAGATGATGGGGTTACTCAAAAGAATTTATCCATTGTTACCTATATTTTATTAGCTCAATTGGCTTTTTTCATTGGGAGTATTGTCATCAATATCTTCCGAAATTGGATAATGCTGGTGGTGGGTACTAAGATTAATATCCAAATCATTTCGGATTTTCTGAGAAAAATACTACGTCTTCCTATTCGTTTTTTTGATACAAAATTAATGGGTGATTTTAACCAGCGTATACACGATCACGAGCGTATAGAACATTTTTTAACCTCTCAGAGTCTTCTTACAGTATTTTCTGCCATTACTTTTACTGCTTTCTTTGGTATATTGTGGTATTATGATTTTAGGATATTATTAACATATATGACACTAACAGTGGTGTCTGTGTTGTGGTCACTCTTCTGGATGAGAAAAAGAAAAGTGTTAGATTATCATCGCTTTCAGCAGAGAAGTGAAAACCAAGAATCTATATATGAAATAATCAATGGCGTATCAGAAATGAAGCTGAATCAGTTTGAGGATTTCAAACGCAGAGAGTGGGAAAAAATTCAACAAAAACTTTTTAAAATCAATATCCGTATTTTAAAACTTGATCAAGTTCAGTTGTCTGGTTTTGAGTTTATTAATCAAATAAAAAATATTGTAGTAACCTTTTTGTCCGCTTATTTTGTAGTTCAAGGTAAAATGACTCTTGGAGAGCTGTTAGGAGTATCTTACATTGTAGGGCAAATGAATTCCCCAGTGGGACAGCTGATTTCTTTTTTTCGTTCCCTTCAAGATGCAAAGTTAAGTTTGGCAAGACTTAATGAAGTGCAAAATCATCCAGATGAAGAAGGGGAAAATCATAAGCCATTTCTTACTAAGGAATCGGCTATAGAAGGTGGGGGTATAAAAATAGAAAATGTATCTTTTCAGTATGAGGGACCTCATTCGCCTTATGTTCTTAAAGATATAAATTTGAATATTCCGAAAGGAAAAGTAACGGCTGTTGTAGGTGCGAGTGGCAGTGGTAAAACGACGCTTTTGAAGATGCTTTTGAAGTTTTATGAACCTACAAAAGGAAAAATAAAAGTCAACGGATTAGATTTAGAAGATGTTTCGCCCACTGAGCTGAGAAAAAAATGTGGCGTGGTAATGCAAGATGGATTTATATTTTCTGATACAATAGAAAGAAATATTGCCACCAGTGATGAAGAAATCAATGAAGAACGGCTCAAAAAAGCAATGGAAATAGCTAATATAAAATCCTTTGTGGATGAATTACCATTGGGTTTAAATACGAAAATAGGAGCGTCTGGTAATGGTATTTCAGGAGGACAAAAGCAAAGAATATTAATAGCAAGATCGGTTTATAAAAACCCTCAAATGATATTTTTTGATGAGGCAACATCTGCTCTTGATGCCGAAAACGAGAGAACAATTCACAATAATTTACAATCCTTTTTCAAAGGAAGAACTGTTATTATAGTAGCTCATAGGCTTTCTACAGTAAAGAACGCTGACCAAATTGTAGTACTTAAAAAAGGACAAATTGTAGAAAAGGGAAATCATAAAGATTTGGTTTATAATAAAGGGGAGTATTTTAATTTGATAAAAAATCAACTGGAGCTTGGGGAATGA
- a CDS encoding radical SAM/SPASM domain-containing protein yields MKASTYNIFFPYEDKIIGYNSISDNFIILEKIIYDLYKASIHENKIKELPKYHETLYNSLLSNGFIVEENRDELKLIKKISYQTDFNEENFELIINPTMNCNFKCWYCYETHIKKSKMSEETVSNIMKYVENILEAKKGKLKNFKLDWFGGEPLLYFNSTITPLLKSIFPKMKENNIYFSSGFTTNGLLINQNILDICKKYNVNLFQITLDGHRDRHNQVRFISKTKGSYDEIVNNIKLCLKNNIFVSVRINISEETIKDLLKIIDDFKDISEIGRKYMEFSFHEVWQEEKNLTVDISQIVDIYRGNGFVCSYKGERSVSIKNSCYADKLNQAVINYNGEVFKCTARDFKSESKEGDLNDKGEIIWNTKYQKRIYDLRFSNKPCLECKILPICNGGCSQHKLEQEGKDYCIFNYDESTKLEIIKQKFYSRLHSAIA; encoded by the coding sequence ATGAAAGCAAGTACATACAACATATTCTTTCCATATGAAGATAAAATTATAGGTTATAATTCTATTTCTGATAATTTTATAATTCTAGAAAAAATCATTTACGATTTATACAAAGCATCTATACATGAGAATAAAATAAAAGAATTACCAAAGTATCACGAAACACTGTATAATAGTCTTCTATCAAACGGATTTATAGTTGAAGAAAATAGAGATGAGCTAAAGTTAATAAAGAAAATAAGCTATCAAACGGACTTTAATGAGGAAAACTTTGAACTCATTATTAATCCAACGATGAATTGCAATTTCAAGTGTTGGTATTGCTATGAAACTCACATAAAAAAATCAAAAATGAGTGAAGAAACGGTTAGTAATATTATGAAATATGTGGAAAATATTCTTGAAGCAAAGAAGGGAAAATTAAAAAATTTCAAATTAGATTGGTTTGGTGGAGAACCGTTGTTGTATTTCAACTCTACAATTACTCCATTGCTAAAGAGTATTTTCCCTAAAATGAAAGAAAATAATATTTATTTTTCTTCTGGGTTTACTACCAATGGTTTGTTGATTAATCAAAATATTTTGGACATATGTAAAAAATATAATGTAAACTTATTTCAAATTACTTTGGATGGACACAGAGACAGGCATAATCAGGTAAGGTTTATATCTAAGACCAAAGGTTCATATGATGAAATAGTAAATAACATTAAACTTTGTTTAAAAAATAATATTTTTGTTTCGGTTAGAATTAATATTTCTGAGGAAACAATAAAAGATTTATTGAAAATAATTGATGACTTTAAGGATATTTCAGAAATTGGGAGGAAGTATATGGAATTTTCCTTTCACGAAGTATGGCAAGAAGAAAAAAACTTAACGGTTGATATATCTCAAATCGTTGATATATATAGAGGTAATGGTTTTGTGTGCTCTTATAAAGGTGAAAGGTCAGTTTCAATAAAAAACTCTTGTTACGCAGATAAGTTAAATCAAGCTGTGATTAATTATAATGGAGAAGTTTTTAAGTGTACAGCAAGAGATTTTAAATCTGAATCTAAAGAAGGAGACTTAAATGATAAAGGAGAGATTATTTGGAATACCAAATATCAAAAAAGAATTTATGATTTGAGGTTTAGTAATAAGCCTTGTCTAGAATGTAAAATCTTGCCTATTTGTAATGGAGGGTGTTCTCAGCATAAATTAGAACAAGAGGGAAAAGATTATTGTATATTTAATTATGATGAATCTACAAAACTAGAAATTATAAAGCAAAAATTTTATTCAAGACTTCATAGTGCAATAGCTTAG